The proteins below are encoded in one region of Caulobacter henricii:
- a CDS encoding DUF983 domain-containing protein has protein sequence MDTMSSNSTPSVLTGLKRGLMHRCPNCGDGRLYVRYLKVDPDCEACGHDLAEYPADDGPAYFTILIIGHLFVAPLLLFPFIWKAPVGLVLPLTVLPLAALTLVLLPRVKGAVIGALWAIKLRKAQDAPGD, from the coding sequence ATGGACACCATGTCGAGTAACTCCACCCCAAGTGTCCTGACCGGCCTCAAGCGCGGTCTGATGCATCGCTGTCCCAACTGCGGCGATGGCCGTCTCTATGTGCGCTATCTGAAAGTCGATCCCGATTGCGAGGCCTGTGGTCACGACCTGGCGGAGTATCCGGCCGACGATGGTCCGGCCTATTTCACCATCCTGATCATCGGCCATCTGTTCGTCGCCCCTCTGCTGCTGTTCCCGTTCATCTGGAAGGCACCGGTGGGGCTGGTCCTGCCCCTGACCGTCCTGCCCCTGGCCGCCCTGACCCTGGTGCTGCTGCCCCGCGTCAAGGGTGCGGTGATCGGCGCGCTGTGGGCCATCAAGCTGCGCAAGGCCCAGGACGCTCCCGGCGACTGA
- a CDS encoding DUF3309 family protein — MLGTILIIILILALIGALPAWGHSRSWGYFPSGGLGLVLVILIVLVLMGRF, encoded by the coding sequence ATGCTCGGCACGATCCTCATCATCATTCTGATCCTGGCCCTGATCGGTGCCCTGCCGGCCTGGGGTCACAGCAGGTCCTGGGGCTATTTTCCCAGCGGGGGCCTGGGCCTTGTGCTGGTGATCCTGATCGTCCTGGTCCTGATGGGCCGATTCTAG
- a CDS encoding MFS transporter, with protein MTTQAAEAKTGENPPGMTSSARARAILGGSAGNLVEWYDWFAYAAFSIYFAKVFFPAGDQTAQFMKTAAVFAVGFLARPVGAWLMGLYADRAGRRAALTLAVGLMSLGSLIIAITPGFDQIGAAAPAILLAARVLQGLSVGGEYGASATYMSEMAGKRRRGFWSSFQYVTLIMGQLVAALVLVILQNVLEPAELSAWGWRIPFFIGAALAVVVFWIRSGLEESQSYTNAKAAGAPKANTLAMFTQHPREALAIIGLTAAGSLAFYAYTTYMLKFLTNTTGFSKEVAGAVNLATLVGFMLIQPLFGWLSDRLGRRRMLVFAFGGGAVLAWPVFTLLAGATDPTVAFVLIFAALVVQSAYTSISAVVKAELFPTHVRALGVALPYAIGNALFGGTAEFVALWFKSIGLESGFYVYLTGMMAMGAVIALALRDSGKHSRILED; from the coding sequence ATGACGACGCAAGCCGCCGAGGCCAAGACCGGCGAAAACCCACCCGGCATGACGTCGTCGGCGCGGGCGCGGGCCATTCTCGGCGGTTCGGCGGGCAATCTGGTCGAATGGTACGACTGGTTCGCCTATGCCGCCTTCTCGATCTATTTCGCCAAGGTCTTCTTCCCGGCCGGCGACCAGACCGCCCAGTTCATGAAGACCGCTGCGGTGTTCGCCGTCGGCTTCCTGGCGCGTCCGGTCGGGGCCTGGCTGATGGGCCTCTATGCCGACCGCGCCGGTCGCCGCGCCGCCCTGACCCTGGCCGTAGGCCTGATGAGCCTGGGCTCTCTGATCATCGCCATCACCCCCGGCTTCGACCAGATCGGCGCTGCCGCCCCCGCCATCCTGCTGGCCGCCCGCGTGCTGCAGGGCCTGTCGGTCGGCGGCGAATACGGCGCCAGCGCCACCTATATGAGCGAGATGGCCGGCAAGAGGCGTCGCGGCTTCTGGTCCAGCTTCCAGTACGTGACCCTGATCATGGGCCAGCTGGTCGCCGCCCTGGTCCTGGTCATTCTGCAGAATGTGCTGGAACCGGCCGAGCTCTCGGCCTGGGGCTGGCGCATTCCCTTCTTCATCGGGGCCGCCCTGGCGGTGGTCGTGTTCTGGATCCGCAGCGGGCTGGAGGAGTCCCAATCCTACACCAACGCCAAGGCTGCGGGCGCGCCCAAGGCCAATACCCTGGCGATGTTCACCCAGCATCCGCGCGAGGCCCTGGCCATCATCGGCCTGACCGCTGCCGGCTCCCTGGCCTTCTATGCCTACACCACCTACATGCTGAAATTCCTGACCAACACCACCGGCTTCAGCAAGGAGGTGGCGGGGGCCGTGAACCTGGCGACCCTGGTCGGCTTCATGCTGATCCAGCCCCTGTTCGGCTGGCTCTCCGACCGGCTGGGACGGCGGCGCATGCTGGTCTTCGCCTTTGGCGGCGGGGCTGTTCTGGCCTGGCCGGTCTTCACCCTGCTGGCCGGAGCGACCGACCCGACCGTGGCCTTTGTGCTGATCTTCGCCGCCCTGGTGGTGCAGTCGGCCTATACCTCGATCAGCGCCGTGGTGAAGGCCGAGCTCTTCCCCACCCATGTCCGCGCCCTGGGCGTCGCCCTGCCCTATGCCATCGGCAATGCCCTGTTCGGAGGCACGGCCGAGTTTGTCGCCCTCTGGTTCAAGAGCATCGGCCTGGAAAGCGGCTTCTATGTCTATCTGACCGGCATGATGGCCATGGGGGCCGTGATCGCCCTGGCCCTGCGTGACAGCGGCAAGCACAGCCGCATTCTGGAGGACTGA
- a CDS encoding DUF599 domain-containing protein — MPIVDIAALALFVVAWLFYEPLLKRLGEGGNLINTDMTVIRRRWMQEMAVREIALLDGQLLGHAINSASFFASSNLILIAAAAGVLFGGDGALKSIEGLAVLAPASQMMFEIKLGLVLFALARGLLDFIWAIRQMNYCLAAIGATPMWASPATLAEYAEATGGILNPALSAFNAGVRGYYFALAAAAWLLGPYAFISATLGALLLLLWRQRRSRASSAVRQVRQILERQPVVHGPHLKHGEQDPPVDTI; from the coding sequence ATGCCGATCGTCGACATCGCCGCTCTCGCCCTCTTCGTGGTCGCCTGGCTGTTCTATGAGCCCCTGCTCAAGCGGCTGGGCGAAGGCGGCAATCTGATCAATACCGACATGACGGTGATCCGTCGGCGCTGGATGCAGGAGATGGCGGTCCGCGAGATCGCCCTGCTGGACGGGCAGCTTCTGGGGCACGCCATCAATTCCGCCAGTTTCTTCGCCTCGTCCAACCTGATCCTGATCGCGGCGGCGGCCGGCGTGCTGTTCGGCGGAGACGGTGCCCTGAAGAGCATCGAGGGCCTCGCCGTTCTGGCCCCGGCCTCGCAGATGATGTTCGAAATCAAGCTCGGCCTGGTGCTGTTTGCCCTGGCGCGGGGCCTGCTGGACTTCATCTGGGCCATTCGCCAGATGAACTACTGCCTGGCCGCCATCGGGGCCACGCCGATGTGGGCCTCGCCCGCCACCCTGGCCGAATATGCCGAAGCAACCGGCGGCATCCTCAATCCGGCGCTTTCCGCCTTCAATGCCGGGGTACGCGGCTATTACTTCGCCCTGGCAGCGGCGGCCTGGCTACTGGGCCCCTATGCCTTCATTTCCGCCACCCTGGGTGCCCTGCTGCTGCTCCTGTGGCGGCAGAGGCGCAGTCGGGCCTCGTCGGCCGTCCGCCAGGTGCGTCAGATCCTGGAGCGCCAGCCCGTCGTCCACGGCCCGCACCTGAAGCACGGCGAGCAGGATCCTCCAGTCGACACGATCTAG